A window of Odocoileus virginianus isolate 20LAN1187 ecotype Illinois chromosome 3, Ovbor_1.2, whole genome shotgun sequence genomic DNA:
tgacatgaatcagccatggatttacatgtgttccccatcctgatcccctctcccccctccctctccatcccatccctctgagtcatcccagtgcaccagtcctgagcacttgtctcatgcatccaacctggactggcgatctgtttcacacttgataatatacatgttttgatgcagcttttaaattaaaagacacttgttcattggaagaaaagctataacaaatctagacagtgtattaaaaagcagagacactgctttgccacCAAAAGTCCTTGTGGTAAGAGCTATGACTTTTTCAGTAATCACATgcagatatgaaagttggacaacaaaggactgagcaatgaaataatgctgctttcaaactgtgattcTGGTGAAGACTTTAAAtgtcccttggatggcaaagggatcaaactagttaattctaaaggaaatcaaccctgaatgttcattggaagaactgatgctaaagctgaagctccaatactttggccacctgatgcaaaaagcccagtcattggaaatgactctgatgctggaaatgattgagggcaggaggagaagagcatgacagagaatgagatggttgggtagcatcaccaactcaatgagcatgagtttgaacaaactctgggagatagtgaaagactggGAAGCCTTGTGCACAGCAATCCATGGTGTTGAAAagtttcagacatgacttagtgacagaacaactacatttatacatataccaCAGTTTCCAAATTACTGTAGGCTTTATGTTAAATCTTGTAATTAAGCAGTGCTCTTCTGAAATCCTTAGGTATTATGTATTCTCTGACTATCCATCTGGAAGATCTCAAAAGctgaaaattcaaatatatttaattaaaaatatgatgtgaataataagataataaacataagaaataaaGCCAAATCTTGTTTTGAGTTACTTTCTAATTAAGAAAATCACcccagaaattaaaagacaaaatctcATATAGTggatacataaaaattaaaaagattcttGTAATGAAAATCAACATAAAAGttgaaagtaggaaaaaaatatttttctctacatTTAAAATACAAGAGATTGATATATCAAATGTTCCTAAAAGTTTGACAATTAATAGTGTTTAACTTCAGAAGAAAGGACATTATGTTGctattcaattgctcagtcatgtctgactttgcaaccccatcaactgcagcatactaggcttccctgtgtttccctatctcctggagtttgttcagactcacatccattgagttaaTAATGGTATCCAACCACTTCAttttctgttgcctccttctcctcctgccctttatcttttccagtatcaggatcttttccaatgaatcggctctttacatcagttgtccaaagtattggagcttcagcttcagtatcagtccttccaaagaatgttcaggattgatttcctttaggatggactggtatgAACTCATTGCAGTctaagggcctctcaagagtcttctccagcaccacagtttgaaaacattaattcttagGCAATCAGCCTTctgaccaactctcacatctgtacttgactactggggaggccatagctttgactgaatgaacctttgttggtaaagcgatgtctctgctttttaatacactgtctaggctgtcatagtttttcttccaaggagcaagcatcttataaattcatggctgcagtcaccatctgcagtgattttagagcccaagaaaataaagtctgccactatttctaCTTCCCCCCATTTacttgccatgaagcaatgggaccagtcATCATGgtctttgtttcttaaatattaaattttaagacagatttttcactctcctctttcaccttcatgaagaggctatctagttcctctccactttctgctcttagggtgctgtcatctgcataactgaggttattgttatttctcccagcaatcttgattccctcttgagcctcttcCAGCACAGAATTTtgcatgatctactctgcatataagttaataagcagggtgacaatatacagccttgtcactcttctttcccaattttgaaccagtatattgttccatgtttggttttaactgttgcttcttgacctgcatgcaggtttctcaagtggcaggtaACCACTGATAGatccacctctttaagaatttccagctttttatgatcaacacagtcataggctttagcatagtcaatgaagcagaagcagattttttttctggaattcccttgctttatctatgagccaatggatgttggcgattttctctctagttcctcttctttttctaaatccagcttgtacatctggaagttttcagttcatgtactgttgatgcttagcttgaaggattttgacattaccttgctggcatgtgagaagGCTGAGGGTGGAGTGACCTTTGAGAAGTTCTCACTGAGCTTcgctggtggctgagatggtaaagaattttccttcaatgcaggagactggggttcgattcctgtgtagggatgattccctggagaaggaaatggcaacccattcaatttttcttgcctggagaatcccatggacagaggagcttggtgggctacagtccacggagtcacaaagagtcagacactattgagtgactaacactttgctagcatatgaaatgaatgcaattgtgtagtagtttgaatattctttggcattacccttctttgggattggaatgaaaactgaccttttctagtcctgtggccactactgagtttttcaaatttgctggcatattcagtgcagcagaTTAAGagagtcatcttttaggatttgaaatcacttCACAGgaattctgtcacttccactagctttgttcatagtaattcttCCCAATGCTCACTTGACTTCAGCACTCCAGGATATttggcactaggtgagtgatcacatcatcacgGTTATTCGTGTCATGAATACCTTtttcatagttcttctgtgtaatcttgacacctcttcttaatatcctctgcttctgttagtatCGTGCTACTCACTCATTCGGGTCCaacactttgggaccccatggactatagtccatcaagctcctctgtccatgggattctccaggcaagaatactggaggggattgccatttccttctccagaggatcttccagacccagtgatctgagccacctgggaagaactgCTAGCAAGcgtctgtcaggtccataccacttctgtcctttattgtgcccatttttgcatgaaatgtatcAGTGTGCAAAAATTCAGATGACTGATAATCTCCAGCTTCAAGTGTTACAGTGTTTATAACCTCTGTAGAGACAGGCTGCAGAGTGATGTTTGAAGAAATTTTGCAGAATAGTCATGTAATTCTTTGGTGTCTTATTCCTTTCAGTGAGGAAGTGAGTAATGATTTGCTTGGAATATTTACAAACTCACTTTTAATATACAAACAAGCATAAAAAAGCAGCAGTGTGAGGTAGGAGGTAGATGGGACCCCCAGGGTAAAATGATTTGAAATTCATTCCCTAAGGACTGAAACTCCAGAATATTAATAGCAGGACAattgagagaggaggctgggcttTGCCTAGACAGAAGACTGGAGaatatgtatttctctttctcaaagtcaggagacctcctcTACTACACTTGTGCAGAAAGTCTCTTTGGAGTTCAAAAGGGGAGTGATACTAAAGGATGCCTTACCCATACCATAGATCTTTTCAGTGGAATTTATCTTAGCTAAGACATGCATGCGCACACATGGGAGTATcttgagatataccaaatatagACTCTGAACAAGGCAAATCAAAGTTATTAAACAAAGcaaacccagaagaaatgtcctataaaagtaatttaaactACCATTAGGGTGCAATTCAGTGACTCTCTGAATCTGCTCATGTCTATCCACAGGTACCGAACTCCTTTAtcctcctaataaatacttgtttcACTACTCTCCATCTTTGTGGGAATTATTTTTCTGCAAAGTGAAATGGCCAGAGTCTTGTCACTAACCTCTGCCTAGCAGTTAGTATTTGGTGATCTCACACTGCAACCTGACTTCAATCTCTGATTGTGAACTGAAACCCTGCTTCAAGCCACTGAAGGCCAAGGCCACCTGATACCAAGTGGAATTCCATAGTATAAAGCTTTCTACCATTGTATAAAACTACCAATAATTTAAAGACAGAGCCACCAGAATTCATGAAGTTGATCCATTAGCTTTCAAACAGATAGGAGCCAACTCCCAGCAAACCACTCTTCTTGACTCTTTGAATTCAAATTCTATTTAATTAAAGTGATAGTCTTCTGAGATTTTCTGCTATTTTTAAGAATGGTGGGGTTTATACTATGTCACTCCAAAACATAACATTTTGGCATGAGGATACTTCAAGCTAAAAGCAATAAAGACAGCCAACTCAGAAAAAGCATTTTGCTTCCCCTTTAAGTGACTGAAAGAAAATGTACATTCCCTCATTCTTGGGGAATATCTGcaattataaaggaaatttaCATTGGAAAGGgtagttctgggagctggtgatggacagggaggcctggtgtgctgcagtccattgggttgcagagtcggacatgactgagcaactgaactgaactttccttCTGCCAGTTATTCTTCtatctcctcttcctccctctcccgcccttccttctcttctttcctataatttcattaaacaacagaaaaactcTAAATCACTATACTAAATCTTTGGCACTTCAAAaatcctcctttgctttttcctgtCACTAGAAGATAATTCAGGTCAACacatatttcatttatcttttcttttttcattcattcatttcacagctatttaacAAAGACCAATAACATCAGGAGCTGAGTCTACAAGACCAATTTCCTAATAGTATTTAAAAGATGTATAATTTTCTGTACACAGGCTTATGAACTTAAGAGTAACCCTTTTGTAGAatctgaaaatattatatatgtaatcttCATGCGTTGGAATTACACAATCAGATTCccataaaattgaaagaaagcATCCAGGACAAAATTGTACCCAAAGTAGTTTGAAAGAGGCAATTTATCTTCTGAGCAGTTGTTCGCAAAGGGTCATGCAGACACTCTTTTATTATGACTTgtggaatttcagttcagttcagtcactcagtcatgtctgactttgtgaccccgtggactgcagcacgccaggcttccctgtccatcaccaactcctgtagcctgctcaaactcacgtccattgagttggtaatgccctCCAACTAACTTGTAGAATTtaatgtaatgaaaataatggcaTTCATGTTTCAAGGCTCTGAACCTGCCATTCATGTTTCCTGAACTTAATTCACTGTGTATTctatattgattttctttatcTGATAAAGAGATTTTCCTTCATTCTTACCCCATAGATGCCACAAGTTCTTCTCATGACTTTTCTAAGAGCATCTTTGAAGTCTTTGTTCCTCAAGCTGTAGATGACAGGGTTCAACAGTGGAGTGATCACAGTATAGAAGACAGAAACAATCTTGTTGATATCTGGTGACAGGTGGGCACTGGGGCGAACATACATGGAGATCATGGTCCCATAGTAGATAGTGACAACAGCTAAATGAGAACCACATGTGGAAAAGGTTTTCATTCGGCCAGAAGCTGAAGGAATTCTCAATATTGATGACACAATAAAAACATAGGACACCAGTGTAAGAATAAAGCAAATGCACAGCACAGCAATTGACAGGATAAAGATGACCATCTCAGTGACATAAACACTGGAACATGAGAGCTGCATGAGGGGCGGGaggtcacagaagaaatgattgATCTGGTTGGGCCCACAAAAGTCCAACCTGGAAATCATTAGAGAGGGCAGAAATCCTGTGCCAACTCCTGTCAACCAGGAGATAGCCACCAACTTGGTGCAGATCTCAGGACTCATCAGAAAAGAGTAGTGCAGTGGACTACAGATTGCCAGATatcggtcataggccatcacagccAGAAGAAAGCACTCAGTGGCCCCGAAGAATACAAAGAAGTAGAGCTGTGCTATACAGGCATGGAAGGAGATGGCGTGGCCCTGAGAGACCAGAGTGGCTAGGAGAAGGGGCACAATGGTGGATGTATACCAGATCTCCAGAAAGGAGAGATGTTTGAGGAATGTGTACATAGGTGAGTGCAGCCACTGGTCCTGGCTCACCACGACAATAATGACAATATTCCCTGTCACTGTGAGAAAGTAGATGaacaagaaaatgataaaaagcaAGGTCTGCCACTTAAGAAGGTTCTGGAATCCCAGCAGCTGAAACTCAGTAACAGTGGACAAATTTTGGGACTTCATTGCCTGTAGAAgaggaaaacattttggaaaagcaTTGTTTGCAAGgcataaaaacatttataaatactgACATCTGGAACTTCAGAGACTAATTTTTAAGTTAGTTCAGATCTTTAGGTACTGCATTATAGAAGAGCAAATGCATGATTTCATCTTGCTTTGAAAGAATACATCTTGAGATCAGAAGCTGAATATGGATATGAAATCTTGGAAAGAACCTCAGAAAACTTCATTTGTTGGATTCTTTGAATTCTACAAGTGGTCTCAGGTTCAAAGACATAGGCCAAAAAGGACTCTGACTAAAATCAAACTTAGAAACCAATGATAatagcaaagttaaaaaaaaaaaaagtcaagcacATAAGGAAGCAAATACCTTCCTTTTCTCATATGTGGGCTTTGTCTGAAAAAGAAGTTAGACATAGCATAACTCCTAAGATACCTTGGGAAAGTTTCTCCTTTCAAACAATATTTAAGGATAACCTGCTCtccgtgtgcatgtgtgtgtgtacgcttTTGTGAAGCCTTGTACTGAGCTAACTTGTACCTTCACTGCTGTCCGTGTCGAGCTGGATACCATGCTCAGCCACTGTAATCACTCCTTTCTGtatacacttcagttcagtcagtcatgtccgactctttgtgaccccatagactgcagcatgccagtcttccctgtccattaccgactcctggagcctactcaaactcatgtccattgtgttggtgtaTATATTCAACAGTAttttcctttgaaagtgaaatgaaagtgaaattcactcagttgtgtccaactctttgcaaccccatggactatgcagtccatggaattctccaggtcagaatactggagtgggtagcctttcccttctccaggggatcttcccaacccagggatcgaacccaggtctcctgcattgcaggcatgttctttaccagctgagccacaagggaagccccaatttttcctttgcttccatTCAGTTCATTGTCATAACCAATTTTGTTAGTCAGCATTCACCTGCCATACGTGAGTTTTCTTTCTGTAAGGGAGGTGAGAGACAATAAGGTAGCCATTTTAAATTTACAGCCAATGGATTCCAATGCATCCTTATTGCTTGAAGCATTCATTCTATATGTCCTTTATCTATTCACGTCCCATTTTCCTTAGTAATTGCTTCATAATGTTCTTCTGTTTTCAAACTCCCA
This region includes:
- the LOC110151067 gene encoding olfactory receptor 11L1-like, whose protein sequence is MKSQNLSTVTEFQLLGFQNLLKWQTLLFIIFLFIYFLTVTGNIVIIVVVSQDQWLHSPMYTFLKHLSFLEIWYTSTIVPLLLATLVSQGHAISFHACIAQLYFFVFFGATECFLLAVMAYDRYLAICSPLHYSFLMSPEICTKLVAISWLTGVGTGFLPSLMISRLDFCGPNQINHFFCDLPPLMQLSCSSVYVTEMVIFILSIAVLCICFILTLVSYVFIVSSILRIPSASGRMKTFSTCGSHLAVVTIYYGTMISMYVRPSAHLSPDINKIVSVFYTVITPLLNPVIYSLRNKDFKDALRKVMRRTCGIYGVRMKENLFIR